TTTTGCCGCGCTTCGGCAGAGAGCGTCGCCAGTCCTTCATAGTCAAAATCGGGCGGCAACAGCTTTCGTTCAAAGCGGTTCATCTTTTCCACCTGTTCCAGTTGACGCGTTATATACCCTTCATACTTTATCAGAATTTCGATTTCTTCCCGAACGTCGTCAGCCAACTCGGCTAAAGGAAAATATTGCCGCAGCCGTTCATACGTCAGATCTTGACGGCGCAGCAGATCATATGCCGTCAAGCCCGTACGGATCGGCGCCGTACCTGCCGCCGCCAGTTTTTTCTGATTCTCCGCCGTCGGTGTGACGGCCAGTGATCGAAGTTCCTTCAGCGACGCCTCAACTGCCGCTTTTTTTCGACAAAAAAGATCATACCGTTCTGCCGATACCAGGCCGAGATCACGACCTTTTTGAGTCAACCGCAAGTCGGCATTGTCCTGCCGCAGAATCAGCCGATATTCGCTGCGGCTCGTCATCATGCGATAAGGCTCTTCCGTCCCTTTCGTCACCAGATCATCGATGAGAACGCCGATATAGGCTTCGGCGCGGGTCAGGATGAACGGCTCCTGTCCGGCAACCTTACGGGCGGCATTGATACCCGCTATCAGTCCCTGTGCCGCCGCCTCTTCATATCCGCTTGTCCCGTTCGACTGCCCGGCAGAAAACAGGCCGCTGATCTTTTTCGTTTCCAGCGACGGCGTCAATTGCAGCGGATCGAGACAATCGTATTCGATGGCGTACCCGGGACGCATGATCTTGACATCTTCCAGCCCCGGTATGGTCTGCAAAAACGCTTGCTGCACATCGACAGGCAGACTCGTACTCATTCCCTGTACGTACATTTCTTCCGTCATCAGTCCTTCCGGCTCAACGAAGAGCTGGTGTCTTCGCTTGTCGGCAAAACGGACGATCTTCGATTCGATGGACGGACAGTACCGCGGTCCTATCCCCTCTATGACACCGTTGCACATCGGCGCCCTGTCCAGATTGCGGCGAATGATCTCATGTGTCTCTTCATTCGTGAAAGTAAGCCAGCAACAGGCTTTATTCCGATTTTTCCGTTCCGAAAGAAACGAAAAGGCATGGCCTGCACTGTCTCCGTCTTGCCGGCTCATCTCGGCAGTCCGCAAGGTTCGTCTGTCGACGCGGGCCGGCGTCCCCGTCTTAAAGCGCATCAGTTTCAATCCGGCGGCGAGAAGAGACGCCGAAAGATCTTCGGCGGAACGCTGTCCCATAGGACCGCCGGAATAGACGCAGTCGCCGATGATGATCTTTCCTTTCAAATACGTCCCCGTCGCCAGTATCACGCACTTGGCGCGATATTCTTCTCCCAATTCCGTGCGCACGCCGCAAACACTGCCGCCGTCGATGACCACCTCCGTAATCATCAGTTGCCTGACATCCAGATTTTCCTGATTTTCCAACGTTTTCGTCATCACCTGCTGATACAGTTTTTTATCGGACTGCGCCCGCAAGGAATAAACGGCGGGCCCCTTTCCCGTATTCAGCATCCGCATCTGAATGCACGTTTCATCCGTATTGATTCCCATTTGTCCGCCGAGGGCGTCGATCTCTTTTACCAAGTGACTCTTGCCCGGGCCGCCGACGGCAGGATTGCACGGCATGAGAGCAATATTATCCAAGTTGAGCGTCGCCAACAACGTTGCGGCGCCCAGCCGGGCACTGGCTAAAGCCGCTTCACAGCCGGCATGGCCGGCACCGACGACGATAACATCATACGAACCTGCAATGAACATGCTTTATCCCCCTTATTTTCCCAAACAGAACCGACTGAAAATTTCCGCCGCAATATCATCGGCAACGGTATCCCCCGTAATCGACCCGAGCCGTTCCCAGGCTTCCCGAATGTCGACAATGGCGCAATCGACAGGCATGGATGAATCTATCGTCTGCCGCGCCCGCCGCAGCGCTTCTCTGCTCTGTCGAACCAGTTCAATGTGCCGCGTATTGGTCAGCAAGGCGCTGGTCCCTTCATGGAGCCCTTCTTCCCGGACAATACCGGTCAGATGCGCTGCCAACGCCTCCAATCCCGTACCGTCTTTAGCGGAAACGGCAATAACGGGATACGGAAATGCCGCAAGATCCGCCGCCGTTACCTGCGCTGCCAGATCCGCTTTATTCAAGGCGATCACTGCCCGCTTTTTGCCGGCGGCAATCAGAATCTCCCGATCCGCCGCCGATAAAGGTCGCGCACTGTCAATAACGACAAGGTTGATATCGGCTTTGTCCAGATACTGCCGCGCCCTGTCGATGCCGATCCGTTCAACCTTATCCTCCGTTTCATGTATGCCTGCCGTATCGACGAGGCGGAGCGGAATACCGTTCAAGGTCACCCATTCTTCCAAACTGTCCCGCGTCGTTCCCGGCACATCGGTGACAATCGCCCGTTCCTCGGCAAGAAGGCGATTGAGCAGACTCGACTTGCCCGCATTCGGCACGCCGGCAATGGCGACAGTAATACCGTCGCGAATCATACGTCCACTTTCCGACTTTTGCAACATGACCTCTATCTTTTCTTCCATTTCCCGCAAACCTGCTCCTATATCGGTTATGGCAACTTCTTCCAGATCTTCTTCAGGATAGTCGATCATGACCTCAATACGCGTCATAAAGTCGGCCAATTCTTTTCGCAATTCGCCGATTAAGCCGGAAAGGCGGCCTTCCAGCTGTGTCACGGCGCAATTCAAACCGGCAGCGCTCTTCGATTGAATGACGTCCATAACAGCTTCCGCCTGCGCCAAATCAATACGGCCGTTTATGAACGCGCGTTGTGTGAATTCACCTGGCGCCGCAAGCCGGACACCGCTGCGCAGCAAAAGCCCCATAATCGCCTGTAACGATTGCCCGCCGCCGTGGCATTGTATTTCAACGACATCTTCAGCCGTATATGAATGCGGCCCGTGCATCAATAACAATAACACTTCATCGATAATCGTCCCCGTTTCATCAACGATCGTGCCGTACTGAACGGAACGGTCACGCCTTTTTTCGAGCGGTATTGATGAAGCACTGTGAAACACGCCGTCAGTCAACGCAAACGAACGGCTGCCGCTGACGCGGATTACACCGATACCGCTTTGTCCCGGCGGCGTCGCAATGGCTGCAATCGTATCATCCGGATCATACATAAAGGGGGCCTCCTTTCTGCAAAAAACCCGGTGCTTTGCACCGGGTTTATCTGCTCACTCTTGATAGTAAATAACGACATGACGATACGGGTCCTGTCCTTCACTTTCAGTACGAATATGCGCTTTATCTTGAAGCGCGATATGGATAATCTTTCGTTCATATCCGTTCATCGGCTCCAATACGACTTTGTCGTTCTTCCGTCTTACCCGTCCTGAAAGGCGCAAAGCCAGCTGCTTCAACGTTTCTTCACGGCGACGGCGGTAATTCTCCACGTCGAGCATGACGAAATGGCGGCTGCCATGTCCCTGATTCGTTTTCAGATTCGTCAAATACTGCAGTGCATCCAGTGTCTGTCCATGTTTGCCGATAAGAACCCCCAGGTTTTCACCGTGCAGATGAAGGATAATTCGATCCTCTTTAACCATCTTTTCAATAATGACGGGAATCTTCATCTTATCCAGCACTTCCTGAAGAAAAGCTTTGGCTTCCAACGCCGCCTCTTCTGCAGGATAATCTTCCGTCGCCTCCACAGCTGTTTCCGCTGTATCTTCCGTTTCCTTTATTTCATTTTCTACCCTATCCGTATCCGCCGCTGTTTCCGGATTTACTGTCTCTTCCTTCACCGTCAGACGAACTTTTCCCGGCTTACTGCCGAAACCCAAAAAGCCGCTGCTCGGCGCCGTTATGATTTCGACATCGACTTCGTCTTCCGTCTTACCGAGCTGAAGCAATCCGGAGCGAATGGCAGCTTCAATCGTTTTTCCTGTAGCCTCAATCGTTTTCATGCTTTTGCTCCTTTATTTTTGCCGCGAAACATAATTACCTGCTGTACCCACTGGAACACGTTGGAAATGATCCAGTAAATAATCAGACCGCTGGGAAAACTCAAACTGATCCAGCCGATAAAGCACGGCATAGCAATCTGCATAATTTTCTGCTGTTTGGCCTGCGCTTCCGACATCGCCGCCTGGCCGCCGGTCATCTGTTTTTGAATGGCAAACGTGGAAAGGGCCGATACGATAGGCAGCACATAGGTCGGATCCGACTCGCCCAGACTCGGCAACCACAGGAAACTTTGATACATCGGATCGTAAGGATATTCGCGCAATGCGTAAAAAATAGCGATCAGAAACGGCATCTGAATCAATATCGGCAAACATCCGGACAAGGGATTGACACCCATCTGTCGGTAAAGCTTGCCCATTTCTTCCTGCAATTTCTTCTGATTTCCCTTATACTTCTGCTGCAATTCCTTAATTTTCGGTTGCAGCTGCTGCATACCTTCCATCGATTTGATTTGTTTCGCCGTCAACGGCGACAAAATCAATTTGATAATCAACGTCAGCATAATGATGGCAATACCGTAACTCGGATACCCCAGCGTATGCGTAAAGGCATAGCAATAATCGAGAAAGGTAGACATAATCCCGCTGAGCACGTCCATGATCCCGCTGAAAAAACCCAATACTCTCAACTCCTGTCCAATGAAGTAAAATTTTCGAAGTAAATCGACACAGCCTTTATTTCATCCGGCCGATTCTTGTATTGATTTCGTTACGGCACCGGATCGTAACCGCCCTTATGAAAAGGATGGCATTTCAGAATCCGTTTCACTGCTAAAAAACCGCCTTTCCATACGCCGTATTTCTGCAACGCTTCTACGGCGTAGGCGCTGCACGTCGGATAAAAACGACAGCAAGGCAGACCTAACGGGGAAATACAAAGTTGATAAAAGCGAATGAGAGCAATGCATAAGCGTTTCATTGTATCCGCTTCTTTCTCCAAACCTTGGCAAGACGCAATAAATGAAGTATATTTTTTTCCGCTTCGCCATACGATAAATGTTTTAACCTGCTGCGGCCAATCAATACCAGATCATATCCGTCGCCAATTTCAAACTGATGCAGGCGATAAACTTCTTTCATCAAACGCCGGCAGCGATTTCTTTCCACGGCACAGCCGATCTTTTTTCCCGTTACAAAACCGATGCGCGTTTTGTGCTTCGGCGAACGTGGCAGCACATAGAGAACGGCGTACCGGTTAACGACAGATTTTCCTCGCCTATATACGAGCTGATATTCTTTATTTTTACATATCTTTTTTTCTTTTTTCAACTCATACATAGACTTCTGATCCCGGCAAATAGTAGAAAAACAGAAAAATCCCTGGCGGAACTTTTCTGTTTATCGGCGAACAAAATTTACGCAGAAAGCTTCTTTCTGCCCTTCATGCGGCGTTTTTTCAAAACCATACGGCCACCTTTGGTCTTCATTCTTTCACGAAAACCGTGGGTTCTCTTTTTCCACAATGTATTCGGCTGATATGTCTGTTTCAAGTAAGACACCTCCTTCTGTCCGTAGTTATTACCATTACTTACACCATAACAGTGTAATTATACTCAATAGATAGGTTACTGTCAATTATTTCCCTTGCCGGTCCTTTACCGTCTTGCGCCATTGATTCATTAAAATTAAAAATTATGATAAAATATATTATTACTACTCATGTTCGTATACGGACTGCAAGTATTCTTCATTACAATCGTTTCCGGCCAATTCTATTCATTTATTGACAACTTTAGTGTAAAATGTGGATAGAACGAACCGGTTATCAACAACTTATCAACAAATTGTGGATAAGTTTCAACGGTCACATTGCGCATATTTCAGTAACAGCCAACGCTTCTTACCAAAATTTTCCACCTTATCCACAAACACGGATTACAACATATCCCCAAGAAAGGATGCTTCCATGGAAACGACAGATCTGATAGAAATTTGGGAAGGAATATTAAGAGAATTACAAAAAAAGGTAGACCCGAAAATATATACGACGTGGTTCGAAACCTCTATTATTCCTTATATGTATCAAAACGATACGCTTATCTTGGATACGACAAATAAATTTATCTGCCTGTACATAACCAGAAAATACGGACAGTTGCTGAAAGAAACGGCAACACTCGTTATCGGCAGCGAAACGAACGTAGAGTTGATCAACAGTGAAGACAAGACGATTATTCCCGAAGAACCGGTAGCCGAAACGATTCATCACGTTAAACCGCAACAACAGCAGCCTGCCGATACGGAACCGACAGTGCAGGAAGATCTGACACAGATCTCCTCCGTTCCGTCTGCAACAACGGAACAAAAAAATACGGACACCATCAAACCGACAGGCTATACCGAATTGAACGATATGTATACTTTCGACAACTTCATTGTGGGCAACAGTAATCGTATCGCCTATTCAGCGGCTTTATCCATTGCCGAAGCGCCGGCTAAAAAGTATAATCCATTCTTTATTTACGGCGGCAGCGGACTTGGAAAAACGCACTTAATGCAGGCCATCGGTCACAGTCTGTTGGAAAAATTTCCGACATTACGACTTCATTGCATTACTAGCGAAGATTTCACCAATGACATGATCCACTCGCTACGTGATAAAAATCCTGAAAGTTTTCGTCAAAAGTATCGGAATATCGACGTCCTTTTAGTCGATGATATTCAATTTCTCGAAGACAAGGAACGGACACAGGAAGAATTTTTTCATACATTCAACACGCTCTTCCGTGATCGTAAACAAATGGTTTTTACCAGCGACAGACCGCCGCAGGATATAAAAAAACTGGAAGACAGACTTCGTTCCCGTTTTCAAGGCGGTATGGTCGTCAATATCGATCCGCCAGACCTGGAAACGAGAATGGCCATTCTTTTGAGCCTGGCGCAAAAAGAACATATCGCCGTCGATAAAAAAGCTATTGACTATATTGCTTCATATATGAGTACTAACGTACGTGAACTGGAAGGAGCCTTTTTTAGAGCGCAAATGCAGGCGTCGGCGGAAAATTCACCGATTACCTTGGAAATTACACAAAAAGCGTTAAAAGAACTCGTTTCCGTCAATAATGACAAAAAATATATTACAATCGATGAAATTACTGCAACAGTCTGCCGTTTCTATAAAGTAAAATATGAAGACCTGATGAGTAAAAAAAAGACTAAAAACATTGCTTTGCCGCGACAGATCGCCATGTATCTATGCCGTGAACTGACGGAAAACACTTATCCTCATATCGGCACAGCCTTCAACGGCCGCGATCACACGACAGTCATGCACGCCTGCACTAAGATCATGAAAACGATGGAAACAGATGAACATTTCCGTGCCATGATTGAAGAACTGAAAAACAAGATAAAAAATGTGAATGCATAAGTGCATGCGTTGTCCATAGTTTGGGGACAAATAAAAAAAAGTTGAAATGTGGAAAAAAGATTTTCAGTTATCCACTATTTATACACACTTGTGCATAGCCTGATAAAAGGAATAAGCAACCTTTTTCACAAATCCACAGTTCCTATTACTATTACTACTATTTTTTAACTTTCATCATTCAACTATCCATAACCGAAAAAGGGGAATCAAGAACATGAAATTACTGGTTAAAAAAGATGACTTCAATAAAGGACTCCAATCTGTACAGAAAGTAGCGCAAAACAAAAGCAACAATCTCACCTCTGAAAACGGCCTTCTCATTAAAGCGTTGAACGGCGTTATTGAAATTCAAGCCAATGACTATGACATGAGCATTAAAACGATCATTCCCGGTATAATTGAAGAAAAAGGAGAAGCTTTTTTGGCAGATCCGCATATTTTGGAACTGACACGACGTATTAACAGCGAAGAAATTACCGTATCCAAACAAGACGCCGATACGCAAATGATGATTCAAGGCGGCAACCTAAAATATCAATACCTGACAATGGATCCTGACGATTTTAATGAGGTGGAAGTCGTTGAACAGGGTTATTCGCAATTTATGACAGACAGTATTACTTTAAAAGATCTGATCGAACATACCGCTTACGCTTGTGCAGCCGATTTGGCCAGGCCTATATTCACCGGCACTTTTCTGGATGTTGACGGCGCGACGATTTCCATGGTCGCCACCGATACGCATCGGTTGGCATTAAAAACGGCTGAACTTGACGCACCCGTCTCGGAAAGACTGCAGGCCGTGATTCCCAGCAGGCTTTTGAGCGAAATATCCCGACAGTTGCCGACCGATATGCCCGTACCCGTACAGATTACGGCAATCCGCAATTATCTGGCTGTCAAGTTCAGCAACGTATATATTAAGACGCGGTTGATTGAAGGCCAATTCCCCGATTACCAGCGCGTTATTCCGACTTCTTTTTCCTGCGCCGTAACCGTCAACAGAACCGAATTTACAGGCGCGGTGGAACGGGCCTCCATTGTCGCCAAAGACGCGCAGTACAATGTGATCAATTTCGTCATGGCCGACGATCAGATCAAATTGACCAGCCAGGATCCGGATCACGGGACAGTCGAAGATTTTGTTCCTTGCAAAATGGAAGGAGAAGAATTGAGTATTTCCTTCAACGGAAAATATATCCTTGATATTTTAAAACATTGCCACGGCGATGAAATTTCGCTGCAATGTAAAGAAAACAGCCCCCTTTTGGTCAAAGATCTGGAAGAAGATCGTTGTGTCTTCGTCGTAACGCCTATGCGTACACGTTGAATGAGGAGAAGAGAGCTATGAAACAACAGGAAATAATCAGCATCAAAACGGAAACGATTCAGTTGGATCAGTTATTAAAATTGGCGAATGTTGTCGTCAGTGGCGGGCAAGTTCGTTTTCTTCTGGAAGAGCAAGCCGTTTTTGTCAATGATGAGGTTTGCACGGCCAAACGAAAACAGCTGCGTCATGGTGATATCGTTACGGTTAAAGGTGCCGGCACATATAAAATAGTCGGAGTATAGATAATGATCATTACGTCTTTGCGCCTTCATCAATTTCGAAATTACAGGGACGCCTGTTTTTCCTTTCCGCAATCTGTCGTCGTGCTGCACGGTTCTAACGGACAAGGCAAAACAAATTTGCTGGAAGCGCTGTATATGGGCAGTATCGGCAAATCATACAGGAACGGCAGCGACAATGATTGTCTTCACTGGGAAGCCGGCGAAGGCAGCATTATCATCGGTTTTCAACGGGGCGGCGTCGAAGAAGAAGTGAAAATCGTTCTTTCCAGGGAGGATAAAAAAGCAATTTTCGTCAATGGGACCAACGTCAAACATCGGGAATTGATCGGTACTTTGCAGGCCGTCATTTTTTCTCCCGATGATTTGCAGTTGATTAAGGGAAGCCCTTCGTTACGGCGACGCTTTCTGGATATGGAAATATCTCAGGTCAGTCCGGCGTATTATAAAACGCTGCTGCAATATAATCGCTCTCTGGCACAGCGAAATTTTTTATTGAAACAGATGAAATATACCGACAGACGGTCATTGACGGAATGGGACCGGCAGATTGCCCGGTTTGCGGCGCAGATTACGGCAAAAAGGCTGGATTCTTTGCATAAGATTGCGTTTTTGTCCGGCGTTATTCACCGTCGACTGACCGGGAGCAGTGAAAATTTATCGCTTTCTTATATGCAGCCGTATGTTGAAGACGGCAGACGGCATGAAGGACAGAGAAGAGATGAAGAATGGTATTTTTCCCTGCTTCAACATAACCTGGATGCCGATATTCAGCGCATGTCGACATCTGTCGGCCCGCATCGTGACGACCTGGTGTTTGCTGTCGACGGCGCCGAATTGAAACGATACGGCTCGCAGGGACAGCAGCGTACGGCCGTCTTGGCGTTGAAAATGTCGGAATTGGAATATATCAAGTCGGAAAGCGGTGAATATCCTGTACTGTTATTGGATGATGTCATGAGCGAGCTTGATCAGAAGCGGCGGCAAGGATTGTTGGATTTTGTGCGCAGTCGGATACAGACGTTTATTACAACGACGGAGCCGGGAATGTTTCAAACCGTAAAGGATTGCCGTTTTATCGGTATCGAACGGGGAAAGGCGGTGCAGCGTGACTGAAAAAAAGAATGTCTTGAAACCGGCAGGCCTTTCGATTCCTGCCGTTTTGTCCGCTCACCATCTGTTGTTGCCGTATCGTTTACAGCAGGCAAAGGCGAACTGGGCTGAAATCATGGGAGAACCAATCGCCAAATATTCCTACATATGCGGTTTTCAGGATACGACGGTTACCGTTGCCGTTTTAAATTCCGTTTGGATGAATCAGCTTTTCATGTTCAAAGAGAGTATCCTTATCAAATTGAATGAGTTTATCGGTGAAGCGTATTTACAAGACGTCAGTTTCAGAAAAAGCGGCAAAAAGCCGAAAAAAATCGTTTATGAATGGAAAGACGGTGAAGCAGAAGCGTATATTCCGAAAGGAACGCTTAAAAATATCGCTTTAGATGCAACGCTGTTTGACAAGATCGAAAAAGAAACTGCCGTTGCGGAAAGAGGAATCAGAGATAAAATCATTCGATTGCGCTGTTTGCAGGAAAAGAGAAAAATTCTTTATGGCAATGCCGGCTTCAAAAAGTGCCGTTCATGTGGTCGCTGGATCGAAACCGGTGAGGAAAGATGTCGTTTTTGTAAAGCTGAAGAGAAGAGAAAGCAGCAAGTCGCCATACGGTCCCTGTTGGAAGATATGCCTTGGCTCAAATGGGACGATATAAAAAAAGGCGATTTTTTTTCCCCGTGCAAAGTATTTGAAGAAAACTATAATACCGTACGCCGGAATATGATTTATCAGTTGATCGATAAGGTGTATCATGGTTATGACAGAGAAGATGAAGATCTGGTTCTGGCCTTATTGATCACACAAAAAGAGCCGGCAGCGTTATCGGTATCGTTTATTCAAAATTTAGTTGCCAAATACAGGAGAAAAGAAGATGTATCTTCATATCGGCGGCAATCAAATGATTAGTGTCGTGTCTATTATTGCCTTATTCAAAAATCACCCGACGAAGTCCATTAAATCCAATCCGCTTTTGCAACATGCGAGGCCTTTCGTATTGGCAGGTAATTGCCGGCGCGAAGATGTTCGTTCCTATGTGCTTACGGAATATTGCCTTTACGGTTCGCCCATTTCTTTGGAAACCCTTGTCAAACGCTATTGTCATATATTTGAAAAGCATGTTGATGCTAATGGACGGAATTAGTCATGACCGCATAAATAGAGTATAATAATATAATTAAGGTAGAGGAGGAATCCATTCATGTCGGAAGACAAAAAAATAGATTACGGTGCAGAACAGATACAAGTGTTGGAAGGGTTGGAAGCCGTTCGCAAGCGACCCGGTATGTATATCGGCAGTACCAGCCTGCGCGGCCTTCATCATCTGGTTTATGAAGTTGTCGATAACAGTATTGATGAAGCGTTGGCAGGATACTGTACCCATATTGAAGTGGTTATTGAAGAGGATAACAGCATTACCGTCGTGGATAACGGCCGCGGCATACCGGTGGCCATGCATAAAGTCGGCAGACCTGCCGTTGAAGTCGTTTTGACGGTGCTCCATGCAGGCGGTAAGTTCGGCGGCGACGGGTATCCTATTTCAGGCGGCCTGCACGGCGTCGGTATTTCCGTTGTCAATGCGCTCAGCATCTGGACTAAAGTGGAAGTGAAGCGTGACGGCTATTTATGGCAAATATCTTTTGCCCGCGGCCTTACGGACAGTGAGCTGAAAGCGGTACGCCCTCTGGAGAAAGGGGAAGAAACGGGAACGCGTGTATCTTTTAAACCGGATCATGCCGTTTTCCCCGATATTGTCTACGATTTTGATACGCTGAAAATTCGTCTCCGCGAGTTGGCCTTTTTGAATAAAGGACTTCATATTACGCTTTCCGATAAACGCTCCGGCAAGACCGAAGTATATTGTTATGAAGGTGGTCTCGTTTCTTTCGTTCGTTTTCTAAATGAAAATAAAGAGGCCGTTAATCAGACGGTGGTCAGTCTGGAAGGAAATAAAAACGACGTTATTGTCGATTTGGCAATGCAATATAATGACGGTTACAGCGAAAATATATTGACCTTCGTCAATGATATTTTTACGGAAGAAGGCGGCACACATTTGAGCGGTTTCCGTTCCGGCTTAACGCGTACTGTCAACGATTACGGACGTTCTGCAGGCATTATTAAAGAAAATGAGGAAAATCTTTCCGGTGAAGACGTTCGGGAAGGGTTGACAGCTATTGTCAGCGTTAAAGTAAGGGAGCCCCAATTCGAAGGGCAGACGAAGACGAAACTCGGTAACAGCGAAGTTAAGGGAATCGTCGACACCGTTATTTCCGACGGATTGAAGGAATTTTTTGAAGAGCATCCGGGTGAAGCGAAAAACATTATTAACAAGACAATTTCTGCCGCCAGAGCCCGTCAGGCCGCTCGTCGCGCCAGGGAATTGACGCGCCGTAAAAATGCCTTGGAAATCAGCAGTCTTCCCGGAAAATTGGCCGATTGTTCCGAAAAAAATCCGGAACAGACGGAAATTTATCTCGTCGAAGGCGATTCTGCCGGCGGTTCTGCAAAACAGGGACGGGATCGGCGTTTTCAGGCTATTTTACCGCTTCGTGGTAAAATTATCAATGTCGAAAAAGCCCGTCTTGATAAAATTTTGGCCAATGAAGAAATCCGTTCCATGATTACGGCATTCGGCACCGGTATCGGGGAAGAATTCGATATAACGAAACGCCGTTATGATAAAATCATCATCATGACCGATGCAGACGTTGACGGCGCTCATATTCGCACGCTCCTTCTGACGTTTTTTTACCGCTTCATGAAACCGCTGATTACGGAAGGTCACGTATATATTGCACAGCCTCCGTTGTATCAGGTTCGTAAGGGCAAATCGTTCTGGTATCTTTATACGGATGAGGAACTGAAGGACAAATTACATGAAACTGGCAATGATAACGTAGTTGTACAGCGTTATAAAGGTCTCGGCGAAATGAACCCGGAACAGCTTTGGGAGACGACGATGGATCCGGCATATCGGACGATGCTCAAAGTGCACCTGGAAGACGCTATTGAAGCGGATCGTATTTTTTCCGTTTTAATGGGTGATAAAGTGGAGCCGCGTCGGCAGTTTATCCAGGAAAATGCAAAAAAAGTCCGCAATCTTGATTTATAGTATAAAGGAGACGCTGTATGCCGAATATATCTGAAAAAATAAGACTTTTTTCCCCTTCTGTCATTGCTCATATGTCTCATCTTTCGGAACAGTTTGACGCTGTTAATCTTTCCGAAGGATTTCCTGATTTTCCGCCGCCGCAGGCTATTACGGACAAACTGGCAATGATTGCCGCCGCAGGTCCGCACCAATACAGTCCGGACAGCGGCGCTGCCAATTTCCGGCAAGCGTTGGCTGCTTGTCGGAAGCAGTTTACGGGACAGGAATTTGACGCTGAAAAAGAGATCGTCGTTACCTGCGGCGGTACGGAAGCGATCATGACGGCAGTGATGACGGTAGCCGATAAGGGAGATAAGATCATTATCTTTTCCCCTTTTTACG
The DNA window shown above is from Megasphaera vaginalis (ex Bordigoni et al. 2020) and carries:
- the gyrB gene encoding DNA topoisomerase (ATP-hydrolyzing) subunit B, which encodes MSEDKKIDYGAEQIQVLEGLEAVRKRPGMYIGSTSLRGLHHLVYEVVDNSIDEALAGYCTHIEVVIEEDNSITVVDNGRGIPVAMHKVGRPAVEVVLTVLHAGGKFGGDGYPISGGLHGVGISVVNALSIWTKVEVKRDGYLWQISFARGLTDSELKAVRPLEKGEETGTRVSFKPDHAVFPDIVYDFDTLKIRLRELAFLNKGLHITLSDKRSGKTEVYCYEGGLVSFVRFLNENKEAVNQTVVSLEGNKNDVIVDLAMQYNDGYSENILTFVNDIFTEEGGTHLSGFRSGLTRTVNDYGRSAGIIKENEENLSGEDVREGLTAIVSVKVREPQFEGQTKTKLGNSEVKGIVDTVISDGLKEFFEEHPGEAKNIINKTISAARARQAARRARELTRRKNALEISSLPGKLADCSEKNPEQTEIYLVEGDSAGGSAKQGRDRRFQAILPLRGKIINVEKARLDKILANEEIRSMITAFGTGIGEEFDITKRRYDKIIIMTDADVDGAHIRTLLLTFFYRFMKPLITEGHVYIAQPPLYQVRKGKSFWYLYTDEELKDKLHETGNDNVVVQRYKGLGEMNPEQLWETTMDPAYRTMLKVHLEDAIEADRIFSVLMGDKVEPRRQFIQENAKKVRNLDL